From the genome of Bombyx mori chromosome 16, ASM3026992v2, one region includes:
- the LOC101743839 gene encoding uncharacterized protein LOC101743839, giving the protein MFSFDGVKLKMSLTKNQYARSNVNSIKTDVIYPVNFTHFTVFFNLRLSCEIFFPHSSFTLSLFIFHKNHKMSLKAYEDACLRAELFGQPLPDKDEFIRKNKHLDIVEFEEVEIKTAENTAMLHDQMKEGTTGLTELNTILDSTQTKINRLKGVCGSITNFFRVKLNSKDNISYSSDPSYVGQTNFQRDYVPVSNRIDSVNAGLGPDDTEMSGSARNEKHGGQQNGGDINTALKHLDEMQQADKNVSKAMICDISKQVDTQMSKLDQMICQADRAQNSLQRQNKQLRSFLR; this is encoded by the exons atgttttcgttCGATGGAGTAAAGTTGAAAATGTCCTTGACAAAAAATCAATACGCGCGATCCAATGTTAACTCCATCAAGACTGATGTCATCTACCCAGTAAACTTTACACACTTTACAGTATTTTTCAATCTCCGACTTagttgtgaaatattttttcctcATAGTAGTTTTACTCTATCTCTCTTTATATTTCACAAAAATCATAAAATGTCACTGAAAGCTTACGAAGACGCCTGCTTAAGAGCGGAGCTGTTCGGTCAGCCTTTACCGGACAAAGATGAATTTATCaggaaaaataaacatttagatATTGTTGAATTCGAAGAAGTGGAAATAAAAACTGCTGAG AATACGGCTATGCTTCATGATCAAATGAAGGAAGGCACGACTGGTCTCACGGAACTCAACACTATCCTAGATTCAACTCAAACGAAAATAAATCGACTAAAA GGCGTTTGCGGTAGCATCACGAATTTCTTCCGAGTCAAATTGAATTCCAAAGATAATATTTCGTATTCTAGCGACCCCAGTTACGTAGGTCAAACGAATTTCCAAAGAGACTACGTGCCGGTTTCGAACCGAATCGACTCTGTGAACGCAGGGCTTGGCCCCGACGATACAGAAATGTCAGGAAGCGCGCGAAATGAAAAACATGGCGGTCAACAAAATGGCGGCGACATCAATACGGCTCTGAAACATTTAGATGAGATGCAGCAAGCCGATAAGAATGTCAGCAAAGCGATGATTTGTGATATTAGTAAACAAGTTGATACACAAATGAGTAAATTAGATCAGATGATTTGCCAAGCGGATCGCGCTCAGAATTCCTTGCAGCGACAAAATAAGCAGTTGAGGTCTTTCTTGCGATAG